In a single window of the Scyliorhinus canicula chromosome 1, sScyCan1.1, whole genome shotgun sequence genome:
- the LOC119975092 gene encoding forkhead box protein G1-like — MLSMGDQKQQKMVPKSTSFSIKSLLLPEAVQQSDNNQSRAGLQTVRNGDPENGAIKSDFKYQDNTESQVSAEEDDAKKDDKKHGKYDKPPFSYNALIMMAIRQSPEKRLTLNGIYEFIMKNFPYYRENKQGWQNSIRHNLSLNKCFVKVPRHYDDPGKGNYWMLDPSSDDVFIGGTTGKLRRRSATSRGKLAFKRGLRLSPSGLGLMDRGNPLYWPLSPFLSLHHPHNSLNYSSAASSFLNQAPTYSSLLSGCGAGVDQMASGDLSQPLLRGSVQCGLTNGYTVNPCSVSLWSGQAGYFFPSLHHSQSVQHQSGAGIGSPGGPSSSPPAASSLITETLRPSLTTFPSGLAAGFTSYLSQQNGGASGNSFLH; from the coding sequence ATGTTGAGCATGGGAGAtcagaagcagcagaagatggttcCCAAGTCCACCTCTTTCAGTATCAAGAGTCTGCTGCTTCCCGAAGCTGTTCAACAAAGTGACAACAATCAGAGCAGAGCCGGGCTGCAGACTGTCAGGAACGGGGACCCTGAGAACGGGGCCATCAAGTCTGACTTTAAATATCAGGACAATACGGAGTCGCAGGTCTCTGCGGAGGAGGACGATGCCAAAAAGGACGATAAGAAACACGGCAAATACGACAAGCCGCCGTTCAGTTATAACGCGCTGATCATGATGGCAATCCGGCAGAGCCCCGAGAAGAGGCTCACTCTCAATGGCATCTACGAGTTCATCATGAAGAACTTCCCTTATTACAGGGAGAACAAGCAGGGCTGGCAGAACTCCATCAGGCACAACCTCAGCCTCAATAAGTGCTTCGTCAAAGTGCCCCGGCACTACGATGACCCCGGCAAAGGCAACTACTGGATGTTGGACCCGTCCAGCGACGACGTCTTTATCGGCGGGACGACCGGAAAACTGCGGCGCAGATCGGCCACGTCCAGGGGCAAACTAGCCTTCAAAAGAGGGCTTCGCCTCTCGCCGTCTGGACTGGGGTTAATGGACCGCGGCAACCCCTTGTATTGGCCCCTCTCCCCGTTCCTGTCTCTGCACCATCCCCACAACAGCCTCAATTACAGCAGCGCTGCCTCCAGCTTTCTGAACCAAGCCCCCACCTACAGCTCCTTGCTTTCCGGCTGTGGAGCTGGCGTCGATCAGATGGCCAGCGGGGACCTCTCTCAACCGTTGTTAAGGGGATCCGTACAGTGCGGTCTGACCAACGGATACACGGTGAACCCTTGCTCTGTCAGCTTGTGGTCGGGGCAGGCTGGCTACTTTTTCCCATCTCTCCATCACTCGCAGTCGGTGCAACACCAGAGTGGAGCGGGGATAGGGAGCCCAGGGGGCCCTTCCAGCTCTCCTCCAGCAGCCTCGTCCCTCATCACTGAGACCCTCAGACCGTCTCTTACCACTTTCCCGTCCGGACTCGCCGCTGGATTTACCAGCTACCTGTCACAGCAGAACGGAGGGGCTTCCGGCAATTCCTTTTTGCACTGA